The Hydrogenimonas thermophila genome has a window encoding:
- a CDS encoding ankyrin repeat domain-containing protein — MDKKIEKIEEELYKACLENNNEKVLKILQNNAKDIKIEHQFKTMFWITDSRNLEALKILSDNSSIDLHLFDDFYFRYSAGCGYLDLVKFFLQKKADIHALKDDAFIWAARNGHLDVVAYLKSKGANIHARFDLAIALAAKEGHFDIVKYLYKEGLDIRTGKDAALRYAAENGHSEIVNFLIKRGSNYHADEEYALRKALKNGHTELAYELLRRGANPNANNYELLIWAIKKRKLDILDMLLSAGGEADFHDGKYLKIAKDQKDYELKQLLESHLGS; from the coding sequence TTGGACAAAAAGATAGAAAAAATAGAGGAGGAGTTATACAAAGCCTGTTTAGAAAATAACAATGAAAAAGTTTTAAAAATTCTACAAAACAATGCTAAAGATATTAAAATAGAGCATCAATTTAAAACTATGTTCTGGATAACAGATAGCCGAAATTTGGAAGCATTGAAAATTTTGTCAGACAACAGCAGTATTGATCTTCATCTATTTGATGACTTTTACTTCCGATACAGTGCCGGATGTGGATACTTAGATTTGGTTAAGTTTTTTTTACAAAAAAAAGCAGATATACATGCATTAAAAGATGATGCATTTATTTGGGCAGCAAGAAATGGTCATTTAGATGTAGTTGCATATTTAAAGAGCAAAGGTGCAAATATACATGCACGATTTGACCTTGCTATTGCTCTGGCAGCAAAAGAGGGACATTTTGATATTGTTAAATATCTTTACAAAGAGGGGCTTGATATCAGAACAGGTAAAGATGCTGCTCTAAGATATGCGGCTGAAAATGGACATAGTGAAATTGTCAATTTTTTGATAAAAAGAGGCTCTAACTATCATGCCGATGAAGAGTATGCTCTTAGAAAAGCACTAAAAAATGGTCATACTGAACTTGCATATGAACTATTAAGAAGAGGTGCCAACCCTAACGCAAACAATTATGAACTTCTAATTTGGGCAATAAAGAAAAGAAAACTTGACATTTTAGATATGCTGTTAAGTGCAGGTGGTGAAGCTGATTTTCATGATGGTAAATATTTGAAAATTGCAAAAGATCAAAAAGATTATGAACTTAAACAACTGCTAGAAAGCCATCTTGGTTCTTAA
- a CDS encoding chemotaxis protein CheA has translation MDEIKEAFIEESEELFENINSLLLEAEENGSLSKEEMDTLFRDIHTLKGGSGSVGFEKFSKIVHLFESLMDMIRNGAFEATPEIIEFLIDGSDELNNILQKEFSDNLDDDEFEEKYNQFKKQIDSFTKKTTNDLATKNRDKYDTNQKKLIEMNGGEIVDLFEKINKRLNDFNTVGSLSKEEISELFREIHTLKASSQFIGFKFFPKYIHELEEYLDKIRDGFYKYNAKTNKFFKKAIKIAEALIDEELNNNKHEIEHILIDIKKEISKLKQSDDVGFELFDETISTSTDQGFEIFDEDSKNNLGFEIFDETKINNAIKHQSSNDSIEKAQKEEQQSIKKDNLDKPKKDKKSNENKKVTLKNIVSSNSIRVSLDKIDILMNKVGDLVITKSMLFQFAEALEDYSIKNLITERLEVLDRNIRELQESVMGVRMIPMSSVYSKLPKVIRDLSKKLGKNVKFEHYGDTVEIDKLMVESLMDPLTHILRNALDHGIETVEERIKAKKPKEGKITISAAQESGQIIITIEDDGAGINTAKIGAKAVEKNIITQDELERMSHEDIAMLIFSPGLSTASKVTDISGRGVGMDVVMNNINSIGGTIKVYTKEGIGTKFVIILPLTLAILDGLNVKVGDHKFIYPLNMVLESFQPIKEIIKNVVNDGEEILIVRDEFIPVIRLHKFFGIEPKYYDLTKGIVIISKIETSKVAIFVDEFMTQEQIVVKSLEKNFRKVKGISASTIRGDGSVGLILDIANIVEESKKQKVSNGNNGI, from the coding sequence ATGGATGAAATCAAAGAAGCTTTCATAGAAGAGAGTGAAGAACTTTTTGAAAATATCAACTCTCTATTATTAGAAGCTGAAGAGAATGGCTCCTTAAGTAAAGAAGAGATGGATACTCTATTTAGAGATATTCATACTCTTAAAGGAGGTAGTGGCTCTGTTGGATTTGAAAAGTTTTCAAAAATTGTCCATCTTTTTGAATCTTTGATGGATATGATCAGAAATGGTGCATTTGAAGCTACACCAGAAATTATTGAGTTTCTTATAGATGGCAGTGATGAACTAAACAACATACTTCAAAAAGAGTTTTCTGACAACTTAGACGATGATGAATTTGAAGAGAAATATAATCAATTCAAAAAACAGATAGATAGCTTTACAAAAAAAACGACTAATGATTTAGCTACCAAAAATAGAGATAAGTACGATACAAATCAAAAAAAATTGATTGAAATGAATGGAGGAGAGATTGTTGATCTTTTTGAAAAAATAAATAAAAGACTAAATGATTTTAACACTGTTGGCAGTTTAAGCAAAGAAGAAATTAGCGAACTTTTTAGAGAAATTCATACACTAAAGGCTAGCTCTCAGTTTATAGGATTTAAGTTTTTTCCAAAGTATATACATGAACTAGAAGAGTATCTAGATAAAATAAGAGATGGCTTTTATAAATATAATGCTAAAACCAATAAATTTTTTAAAAAAGCTATAAAAATAGCAGAAGCACTTATAGACGAAGAGCTAAATAATAATAAACATGAAATTGAACATATCCTTATAGATATAAAAAAAGAAATTTCAAAACTAAAACAATCTGATGATGTTGGCTTTGAGTTATTTGATGAGACTATTTCAACTTCAACTGATCAAGGTTTTGAGATATTTGATGAAGATTCAAAAAATAATTTAGGCTTTGAAATTTTTGATGAGACAAAAATAAATAACGCAATCAAGCATCAATCTTCAAATGATTCTATAGAAAAAGCTCAAAAGGAAGAGCAACAAAGTATAAAAAAAGATAATCTAGATAAACCTAAAAAAGATAAAAAAAGTAATGAAAACAAAAAAGTAACTTTAAAAAATATTGTCTCTAGTAACTCCATAAGAGTAAGTCTTGATAAAATAGATATATTGATGAATAAAGTCGGTGACTTAGTAATTACAAAGAGTATGCTATTTCAATTTGCAGAAGCTTTGGAAGATTATTCAATTAAAAATTTGATCACAGAACGATTGGAAGTCCTTGATAGAAATATTAGAGAGTTACAAGAGTCTGTAATGGGCGTACGGATGATTCCAATGAGCTCAGTATATTCAAAATTACCTAAAGTCATAAGAGATTTGTCAAAGAAGCTTGGTAAAAATGTCAAATTTGAACATTATGGAGATACTGTTGAAATTGATAAACTAATGGTTGAGTCATTAATGGATCCTCTAACACATATTTTACGAAATGCCTTGGATCATGGTATTGAAACAGTTGAGGAAAGAATTAAGGCAAAAAAACCTAAAGAAGGTAAAATAACAATTTCTGCTGCACAAGAAAGCGGACAGATCATTATTACCATAGAAGATGATGGTGCTGGCATAAATACAGCTAAAATAGGAGCAAAAGCTGTAGAAAAAAATATTATAACACAAGATGAACTTGAAAGAATGAGTCATGAAGATATAGCTATGCTTATCTTCTCTCCAGGTCTTTCTACTGCTAGTAAAGTAACCGATATCAGCGGTAGAGGTGTTGGAATGGATGTTGTTATGAACAATATCAACTCTATTGGTGGCACCATAAAAGTCTATACAAAAGAAGGTATAGGAACAAAATTTGTAATCATACTTCCATTAACATTAGCAATATTAGATGGATTAAATGTAAAAGTAGGTGATCATAAATTTATATACCCTTTAAATATGGTTCTTGAATCTTTTCAACCAATTAAAGAGATCATTAAAAATGTTGTAAATGATGGTGAAGAGATCCTAATCGTCAGAGATGAGTTTATACCAGTTATCAGACTTCATAAATTTTTTGGAATTGAACCAAAATATTATGATTTAACAAAAGGAATAGTGATAATTTCAAAAATTGAAACAAGTAAAGTAGCTATTTTTGTTGATGAATTTATGACACAAGAACAAATTGTTGTTAAATCTTTAGAAAAGAACTTCAGAAAAGTTAAAGGAATAAGTGCTTCAACAATAAGAGGTGATGGTAGCGTAGGATTGATTCTTGATATAGCCAATATTGTTGAAGAGAGTAAAAAACAGAAGGTTTCTAATGGAAATAATGGTATTTAA
- a CDS encoding chemotaxis protein CheW, producing the protein MEIMVFNLLNSTYGIELNRIKGILVYSGLIITPLYNEKEWIIGVTNLRGEVIAVVDLRKRFANKATYDENTVVIVIKTNENKIIGIVVDNIQKIAEITNENIMNTPDISIGMDSKYIQGLVQIDSNEMVTLLNIDILLSIEELQ; encoded by the coding sequence ATGGAAATAATGGTATTTAATCTATTAAACTCTACATATGGAATAGAGCTTAATAGAATTAAAGGTATATTAGTTTATTCAGGACTTATAATTACACCTCTATACAATGAAAAAGAGTGGATAATAGGCGTAACAAATCTTAGAGGTGAAGTTATAGCTGTTGTTGATCTAAGAAAACGTTTTGCAAATAAAGCTACATATGATGAAAATACTGTTGTAATTGTCATCAAAACAAATGAAAATAAAATCATAGGTATTGTAGTTGACAATATTCAAAAAATTGCTGAAATAACAAACGAAAATATAATGAATACTCCAGATATTTCAATAGGAATGGATAGCAAGTATATTCAAGGTTTAGTGCAGATAGACTCAAATGAGATGGTAACTCTGTTAAATATAGACATTTTACTTAGTATAGAAGAGTTACAATGA
- the xseB gene encoding exodeoxyribonuclease VII small subunit — MAKELGFEERVEAAKKIMEQLMDPEIPLEKSVKLYKEGMELLKEAGKILEEAKIEVETIEKEEIDPEELI, encoded by the coding sequence ATGGCAAAAGAGCTTGGATTTGAAGAGAGAGTAGAGGCAGCGAAGAAGATAATGGAGCAGTTGATGGATCCTGAGATTCCATTGGAAAAGAGTGTTAAACTCTATAAAGAGGGAATGGAGCTTTTAAAAGAGGCAGGAAAGATTCTTGAAGAGGCAAAAATAGAGGTTGAAACTATTGAAAAAGAGGAGATTGATCCGGAGGAGCTTATATGA
- a CDS encoding carbon-nitrogen hydrolase family protein — protein sequence MINLAALQMPTQGMNPNALEHYFKTAKEKDAKLILLGEYVLNHFFKELEKMPINMIKDQSEHHLRVIKELSKKYDMVVVAPLVQVKNKVCYKTIVKVTPKTTHTYYQQILIDYGHWDEAKYFANEVKEFEDPMVFTHEGVRFGVIGGFELHFNWFFDRLNARDVDVLLLPTAATFESLQRWREILKTRAFLHNIYILRANRVGEYLDKDIKWKFYGDSMLITPMGEIENLLEDKESLMVVTVDRKEVREAKKLWGFEKQIKRRGG from the coding sequence ATGATTAATCTGGCTGCGCTTCAAATGCCAACTCAGGGAATGAATCCAAATGCTCTAGAGCATTACTTTAAAACAGCCAAAGAAAAAGATGCTAAATTAATACTTTTGGGAGAGTATGTTTTAAACCACTTTTTTAAAGAGCTTGAAAAGATGCCTATAAATATGATAAAAGATCAAAGTGAGCATCATTTAAGGGTAATCAAAGAGCTTAGCAAAAAGTATGATATGGTGGTAGTTGCTCCTCTTGTTCAAGTAAAAAACAAGGTTTGCTATAAAACTATTGTAAAAGTTACTCCTAAAACAACACATACCTATTATCAGCAGATACTTATTGATTATGGCCATTGGGATGAAGCAAAATATTTTGCAAATGAAGTTAAAGAGTTTGAAGATCCAATGGTTTTTACTCATGAAGGAGTACGATTTGGTGTTATAGGAGGTTTTGAGCTTCATTTTAACTGGTTTTTTGATCGTCTTAATGCCAGGGATGTAGATGTGCTTTTACTTCCAACGGCTGCAACATTTGAATCACTGCAAAGATGGCGTGAAATTTTAAAAACAAGAGCTTTCTTGCATAATATCTATATTTTAAGAGCCAATCGTGTCGGTGAGTATCTTGATAAAGATATTAAGTGGAAGTTTTATGGTGATTCTATGTTGATTACTCCTATGGGAGAGATTGAAAATCTTCTTGAAGATAAAGAGTCTTTGATGGTTGTTACTGTTGATCGCAAAGAAGTTCGTGAAGCCAAGAAGCTTTGGGGATTTGAAAAACAGATAAAAAGGAGAGGCGGATGA
- a CDS encoding chemotaxis protein CheX codes for MKDIIILSVKEYSDIYFSEDIEIVEKIEFEKCKCVKILLSGAKNFFLVLRVSDESLTKMSKKLFGIVNEDMKIDLIKEMLNIIAGNIQTKLNKGYELSLPILCDKCKVKNGLFFKNSILEIAVSIQKQ; via the coding sequence ATGAAAGATATCATAATTTTAAGTGTTAAAGAGTATTCTGACATCTATTTTTCAGAAGATATAGAGATAGTCGAGAAAATTGAATTTGAAAAATGCAAATGTGTAAAAATTTTATTGAGTGGGGCAAAAAACTTTTTTCTTGTATTAAGAGTTTCAGATGAATCTTTAACAAAAATGTCAAAAAAATTATTTGGAATAGTAAATGAAGATATGAAAATTGATTTAATAAAAGAGATGCTAAATATAATTGCAGGAAATATTCAAACTAAATTAAATAAAGGGTATGAATTATCTTTACCTATATTATGCGATAAATGTAAAGTTAAAAATGGCCTCTTTTTTAAAAACTCAATATTAGAAATAGCTGTCTCAATTCAAAAACAATAG
- a CDS encoding HesA/MoeB/ThiF family protein: MNDAANFKEDYFLYFNRQVMLWGEDTQANLQNKKIAIIGSGGLGSSLGLALGASGIGHIDLVDFDEVSVHNIHRQIAFKVGDEGKKKCEVAAKLIENRCPYVKVTPFDMKFEEFAKEKRTYDLILDATDNLPSRAQIDKFAKEIGSPWIYGSVESFNGQVCFIEKSSFDAFKVMDRKPAGIAAPIVMHIASLQANLALRYLAGESVKKDLLYYLYFNDEGELITQKFKMPV, encoded by the coding sequence ATGAATGATGCAGCAAATTTTAAGGAAGACTATTTTCTCTACTTTAACCGACAGGTAATGCTTTGGGGAGAAGATACACAAGCTAATCTTCAAAATAAAAAAATTGCAATTATTGGTTCAGGTGGACTTGGCAGCTCTTTAGGTTTGGCATTGGGTGCTAGCGGAATAGGGCATATAGACTTAGTTGACTTTGATGAAGTTTCAGTACACAATATTCACCGTCAGATTGCTTTTAAAGTAGGTGATGAAGGGAAAAAAAAGTGCGAAGTTGCTGCAAAACTGATTGAGAATCGTTGCCCATATGTTAAAGTAACTCCTTTTGATATGAAGTTTGAAGAGTTTGCAAAAGAGAAACGAACTTATGATCTTATTTTAGATGCTACTGATAATTTGCCAAGTCGTGCTCAAATAGATAAGTTTGCTAAAGAGATTGGCTCTCCTTGGATTTATGGTTCTGTAGAAAGCTTTAATGGACAGGTATGCTTCATTGAAAAGAGCAGTTTTGATGCTTTCAAGGTTATGGATAGAAAACCTGCCGGGATTGCAGCTCCTATTGTTATGCATATAGCATCTCTTCAAGCAAATTTGGCACTACGCTATCTTGCTGGAGAATCTGTAAAAAAAGATCTTCTTTACTATTTATATTTCAATGATGAGGGTGAGTTGATAACGCAAAAGTTTAAAATGCCTGTTTGA
- a CDS encoding TIGR01620 family protein, with the protein MTTKPFKKVVENDIAKSEKKESIKPFKKEVSDEFTFEESASYDFESIDKSEIKVSFIKKSIKFFSGLSGIFTALAFFIIIAIIADTIQTVNNIITSGTFAEYIYLGGLLFLLLVLFFNIFSFIKQLKQLKSSQRIKEEFKSQKSKPTEKIVTLANILFEHYKNSSDKDLLCKIDEVKNKINDSVVYEDIYNELDNSVLSVLDKKAKQKIHNASVQVALSTAISPVPLVDMVLIVWRSTMLTKDIAAIYGYKPGAFTTIFLLKQGAMNALFAGVTELATDLLSDVTSSSFISKISYSAGQGIANGILMARLGYGVMEACRPISSKDKRKSFFKTIVASIVESFNFSEQKDK; encoded by the coding sequence ATGACAACAAAACCTTTTAAAAAGGTTGTAGAAAATGATATTGCAAAGAGTGAAAAAAAAGAGAGTATAAAGCCATTTAAAAAAGAGGTATCAGATGAATTTACATTTGAAGAATCTGCATCTTACGACTTTGAGAGTATTGACAAAAGTGAGATAAAAGTCTCATTTATAAAAAAATCTATCAAATTTTTCAGTGGATTAAGTGGTATTTTTACAGCTTTGGCTTTCTTTATAATAATTGCGATAATTGCAGATACAATTCAAACAGTTAACAATATCATAACTTCCGGTACTTTTGCAGAGTATATATATTTGGGAGGTTTACTCTTTTTATTGCTGGTTCTTTTTTTTAATATATTTTCTTTTATTAAACAGTTAAAACAGCTAAAAAGTTCTCAACGTATCAAAGAGGAGTTTAAATCTCAAAAGAGTAAACCAACAGAAAAGATAGTTACATTAGCCAATATACTGTTTGAACACTATAAAAACAGTTCTGATAAAGATTTGCTATGTAAGATAGATGAAGTTAAAAATAAGATAAACGACTCTGTAGTTTATGAAGATATTTATAATGAGTTGGATAATTCAGTACTTTCTGTTTTAGATAAAAAAGCCAAACAAAAGATACATAATGCTTCTGTTCAAGTAGCTCTTTCTACAGCTATATCTCCTGTGCCTTTAGTAGATATGGTGCTGATAGTATGGAGAAGTACTATGCTAACAAAGGATATTGCTGCTATTTACGGGTACAAGCCTGGAGCTTTTACAACAATTTTTCTTCTAAAGCAGGGGGCTATGAATGCACTTTTTGCAGGAGTTACTGAACTTGCAACAGACCTTTTAAGTGATGTAACAAGCTCTTCATTTATATCAAAAATTTCATATTCGGCAGGTCAGGGCATAGCAAATGGAATATTGATGGCAAGACTTGGGTATGGAGTTATGGAAGCTTGTCGTCCAATAAGTTCAAAAGATAAGAGGAAAAGTTTTTTTAAAACGATTGTCGCATCTATAGTTGAGTCATTTAATTTTTCAGAGCAAAAGGATAAGTAA
- the metX gene encoding homoserine O-acetyltransferase MetX: MKLETKKELFTNPLYLESGRILEPYELVYETYGEMNEDKSNVILVTHALSGSHHAAGRYDGDRKPGWWDGLIGDGKAIDTSRFFVICVNVIGSCYGSTGPMSQMYPSQERYRLKFPVITVKDMVKAQRILLSRLGVDQLHAIIGGSMGGMQALHFAIEFPSISKHTIAMAATHATRPWAIAFNKVVQEAIIKDPKFKNGNYDPEDFKDSGFTGLAVGRMAGHISYLSPESMDRKFGRAYVETDGLFELFGKFQVERYLEYNGYGFSKWFDPLSYLYITKAINIFDISRGYDSLDEALKKIKTDLHLISFKRDLLFMPEEMKEIKTVMDSQGQRDLVSYYEIDSDYGHDAFLVELDKFSDYVANVLNQ; the protein is encoded by the coding sequence TTGAAGTTAGAAACAAAAAAAGAGCTTTTTACCAATCCTCTCTATCTTGAGAGTGGACGAATTCTTGAACCGTATGAGTTAGTTTATGAAACATACGGGGAGATGAATGAAGATAAAAGTAATGTCATACTGGTAACACATGCATTAAGTGGAAGTCACCATGCAGCAGGTCGGTATGATGGCGATAGAAAACCTGGATGGTGGGATGGGCTTATTGGTGATGGAAAAGCTATAGATACTTCGCGTTTTTTTGTAATATGTGTCAATGTAATTGGTAGTTGTTATGGATCAACCGGTCCTATGTCACAAATGTATCCAAGCCAAGAGCGTTATCGGTTAAAGTTTCCTGTAATTACTGTTAAAGATATGGTTAAAGCACAACGCATACTTCTAAGCCGCTTGGGAGTTGATCAACTGCATGCAATTATTGGCGGTTCAATGGGTGGTATGCAAGCTCTTCATTTTGCTATTGAGTTTCCTTCTATTTCCAAACATACCATTGCAATGGCAGCAACACATGCTACAAGACCTTGGGCAATTGCTTTTAATAAAGTAGTCCAAGAAGCGATCATCAAAGATCCTAAGTTTAAAAATGGCAATTATGATCCTGAAGATTTTAAAGATAGTGGTTTTACAGGACTTGCAGTGGGCAGAATGGCTGGACATATAAGTTATCTAAGTCCTGAGTCAATGGATAGAAAGTTTGGCCGTGCTTACGTAGAGACAGATGGTCTGTTTGAGCTTTTTGGAAAATTTCAGGTTGAAAGATACCTCGAGTACAATGGTTACGGTTTTAGCAAATGGTTTGATCCTTTAAGTTATCTATACATTACTAAAGCAATCAATATTTTTGATATCTCAAGAGGGTATGATTCTCTTGATGAAGCACTAAAAAAGATCAAGACAGATTTGCATCTAATCTCTTTTAAGCGTGATTTGCTATTTATGCCTGAAGAGATGAAAGAGATTAAAACGGTAATGGATTCACAAGGTCAAAGAGACTTGGTAAGTTACTATGAAATTGACAGTGATTACGGGCATGATGCCTTTTTGGTTGAGCTTGATAAGTTCAGTGACTATGTTGCAAATGTTTTGAATCAATAG
- a CDS encoding YcjX family protein — translation MFKNGFTKFNDKIETIIKSAKESMNDLSIPIRTKKIAITGLSRSGKTIFITSLIEQLLHQKKIDFVTSKHNTFKVSLLPPKPSVKRFDYYTFSKDIKINHKWPDGTDSISSITLEFESKSSFPMQGNSKFRIELIDYPGEWILDLALLQMSFDEWSKKVIDWLKSIDEELAIDYLKEIEELTDKSFGKEIEEKIHFKYANMIMFFKKKSYSNLTPGRFLMPADLADDPLLIFAPIYKSNSPLYHAFKERYETYLNDVVKDIQLEYFKGFDRQIVLIDVVKALQNGPKCYEDMKTGLRSMLSIYEHKDKNFILQWFTPSIKKVTFVATKADLVASSQHNNYLSLLNEMVEGIRKDLDINHIKTDTFVVASVKSTQTVMGKYNGKTLSCVRGIDAKENRLVEIYPGEMPSSFPSPDQWDTENYAYEEFLPPKKSYKDDEPFDHINMDRVIESIIGDLL, via the coding sequence ATGTTTAAAAACGGTTTCACTAAATTTAATGACAAAATTGAAACCATAATTAAATCTGCAAAAGAGTCTATGAATGACTTATCAATACCAATACGAACGAAAAAAATTGCAATTACAGGCCTTAGCAGATCAGGAAAAACAATATTTATAACGTCTCTCATTGAGCAACTGCTTCATCAGAAAAAAATTGACTTTGTAACATCAAAGCATAATACTTTTAAAGTTAGTTTATTGCCTCCAAAACCTTCTGTTAAACGTTTTGACTACTACACATTTAGTAAAGATATTAAAATAAATCATAAATGGCCAGATGGTACTGATAGTATTAGTTCAATTACTTTAGAGTTTGAAAGTAAAAGCAGTTTCCCTATGCAGGGCAATTCAAAATTCAGAATAGAGCTTATAGATTATCCAGGAGAGTGGATTTTAGACCTTGCTTTATTGCAGATGAGTTTTGATGAGTGGTCTAAAAAGGTTATTGATTGGCTAAAAAGTATAGATGAAGAGTTGGCAATAGACTATTTAAAAGAGATAGAAGAGTTAACAGATAAAAGCTTTGGCAAAGAGATAGAAGAGAAGATACACTTTAAATATGCAAATATGATCATGTTTTTCAAAAAAAAGAGTTATTCAAATCTTACACCTGGAAGATTTTTAATGCCAGCAGACTTGGCTGATGATCCTCTACTTATATTCGCACCTATTTATAAATCAAATTCTCCTTTATATCATGCCTTTAAAGAGAGGTATGAAACTTATTTGAATGATGTTGTCAAAGATATACAGCTTGAGTATTTCAAAGGGTTTGACAGGCAGATAGTTTTAATAGATGTTGTCAAAGCTCTTCAAAATGGACCTAAATGTTATGAAGATATGAAAACAGGTCTTAGAAGTATGTTATCTATTTATGAACATAAAGATAAAAACTTCATTTTGCAATGGTTTACTCCTTCCATTAAAAAAGTTACATTTGTTGCTACTAAAGCAGACTTGGTTGCATCATCTCAGCACAATAACTACCTCTCTTTACTCAATGAAATGGTTGAAGGTATTAGAAAAGATTTAGATATTAATCATATCAAGACAGATACATTTGTAGTTGCATCAGTAAAAAGTACTCAAACTGTAATGGGAAAGTATAATGGTAAAACACTATCTTGTGTGAGAGGAATTGATGCAAAGGAGAATAGGCTGGTTGAAATATATCCAGGTGAAATGCCATCATCCTTTCCTTCTCCTGATCAGTGGGATACAGAAAATTATGCTTATGAAGAGTTTTTACCTCCAAAAAAATCATATAAAGATGATGAGCCCTTTGATCATATAAATATGGATCGCGTTATTGAATCGATTATAGGGGATCTGTTATGA